TCTTTGAAGTTCTCCTGGCCTCAGGGTTCTCTTTTCCGGCTTCTAGGAGGGGTCTGGTGTGTGTCTTCTGACCTTAGATGACATTCTTCCTTTTCTGTAGGTCCCTCTGTCACCTCCAAAAAGACCCTTCAAAACAAGAATGCCATCTCCTCGGGGTACCCCACACCTATCCCTCAGAGACTCCAGGACCACCCTTGAGGAGCCTGAGGCTGCACGACTCCGTTTCCGGGGTTTCTGCTATGAGGAGGTTGAGGGACCCCGAGAGGCACTGGCCCAGCTTCGAGAGTTGTGTCACCAGTGGCTACAGCCTGAGTCATCCTCCAAAGAACACATAATAGAGTTGCTGATTTTGGAACAGTTCCTGGGTGTGTTGCCCCCTGAGATCCAGGCCTGGGTTCGAGGGCAGCGACCAGGAAGCCCCGAGGAGGCCGCAGTTCTTGTTGAGGGGCTGCAGCATGATCCTGGGCAGCTGCTGGGCTGGGTGAGTGAAATGACATTAGCTTCTTAGAAGGACAGATCGAAGGGAGAGCCCCTGTGACATGATTCTCTTCAGATCACAGCCCACATCCTGAAGCCAAAGATGCTTCCTCTAGTCCAGAAGGAGTCCTCAGGGAGTCACCACATCTCAGCAGCAACGGAGTCCTCCAAGGCAGGCCTTGCGGAGGCACCGCTGAAGGCCGGGATAGATCGATCTACCCAGATCAGTTGCAGTGTGAAGGAGGAAGTCAGTGCTGATGGGCAGGAGATGGGTGAGGGAATGCAACATGTGAACTTCAAATccctggg
This Mus musculus strain C57BL/6J chromosome 7, GRCm38.p6 C57BL/6J DNA region includes the following protein-coding sequences:
- the Zfp446 gene encoding zinc finger protein 446 isoform X2, which produces MPLWPIETRSVAHMRKEANPQSAPSYVSPTAAVAREERLPSQEWEPPPELCSNATPRRGAKSLARERPWKRAVVLAEAHGRRSPSEGGRSGGADAGLAGLVPLSPPKRPFKTRMPSPRGTPHLSLRDSRTTLEEPEAARLRFRGFCYEEVEGPREALAQLRELCHQWLQPESSSKEHIIELLILEQFLGVLPPEIQAWVRGQRPGSPEEAAVLVEGLQHDPGQLLGWITAHILKPKMLPLVQKESSGSHHISAATESSKAGLAEAPLKAGIDRSTQISCSVKEEVSADGQEMVSPSALLSTQDSEGHLEHQETVSISFQTGRIQEWGLLDSSQKELCWGVMPEKYDTVVSQACRCYSQRHMLTLS
- the Zfp446 gene encoding zinc finger protein 446 isoform 3 (isoform 3 is encoded by transcript variant 3), which encodes MPSPRGTPHLSLRDSRTTLEEPEAARLRFRGFCYEEVEGPREALAQLRELCHQWLQPESSSKEHIIELLILEQFLGVLPPEIQAWVRGQRPGSPEEAAVLVEGLQHDPGQLLGWITAHILKPKMLPLVQKESSGSHHISAATESSKAGLAEAPLKAGIDRSTQISCSVKEEVSADGQEMVSPSALLSTQDSEGHLEHQETVSISFQTGRIQEWGLLDSSQKELCWGVMPEKYDTVVSQGEDQWPSLSHPPHTSHVY